A genome region from Triticum aestivum cultivar Chinese Spring chromosome 2B, IWGSC CS RefSeq v2.1, whole genome shotgun sequence includes the following:
- the LOC123046476 gene encoding cytochrome P450 99A2 gives MELSAATLLVLSFVSLMILVSLLSRKTTASSKGRKPPGPRCLPFIGSLLHLLTATPQIALRDLAKKHGPVMYLRLGQVDAVVISSPAAAQVVLRDSSLTFASRPKLLAAEIVGYGSVDIAFAPYGAYWRTLRKLCMVELLSARKVRQFAPIRNSVSMSLVRDVRAAAGEPVNLGKLLMSCTNTITAKATFGDEFDAELQERFLAGMDVLLKIVGAFSFGDLFPSLWFLDVVTGLRRSVWRARRQFDAIFDKIIASCEARRAEKKNATAGDDDLLGVMLRIKDEAQHEFPIGITNIKAIIVDLFTAGTETTSSLLEWIMSELIRNPEVMAKVQEEVRQTLDNKSPGDHEVHMDKLRYMKMVIKEGLRLYPAAPLLLPRVCSKTCDVSGFEITEGSRVMVNAWAIARNPEYWHDADEFKPERFEDIIVDYNGTQFEYLPFGSGRRMCPGNTFGLATLELILARLLYFFDWSLPGGMRPDELDMDMIVGTTLRRKNQLHLVATPYNVPMEL, from the exons ATGGAGCTAAGCGCAGCCACCCTCCTGGTCCTATCCTTCGTCTCACTGATGATTCTCGTGTCTTTGCTTAGCCGCAAAACCACAGCAAGTTCCAAGGGGAGGAAGCCTCCCGGCCCACGGTGCCTCCCCTTCATCGGAAGCCTCCTCCACCTCCTGACAGCGACGCCCCAGATCGCTCTCCGGGACCTGGCCAAGAAACACGGCCCAGTGATGTACCTGCGGTTGGGCCAGGTGGACGCCGTGGTGATCTCCTCGCCGGCAGCCGCACAGGTGGTGCTCCGGGATAGCTCCCTCACCTTCGCGTCAAGGCCGAAACTTCTGGCCGCGGAGATCGTGGGCTACGGGAGCGTCGACATAGCCTTCGCGCCATACGGCGCGTACTGGAGGACCCTGCGCAAGCTCTGCATGGTGGAGCTCCTGAGCGCGCGAAAGGTGAGGCAGTTTGCGCCCATCAGGAACAGCGTGAGCATGTCCCTCGTTAGGGatgtccgcgccgccgccggcgagcccgtCAATCTCGGGAAGCTGCTCATGTCGTGCACGAACACGATTACTGCAAAGGCGACGTTCGGCGACGAGTTCGACGCCGAGCTCCAAGAGCGGTTCCTGGCTGGGATGGATGTGCTGCTCAAGATAGTTGGGGCATTCTCCTTCGGGGACCTCTTCCCTTCGCTGTGGTTCCTGGACGTCGTCACTGGGCTGAGGCGCTCGGTCTGGCGAGCGCGCCGGCAGTTCGACGCCATCTTTGACAAGATCATCGCCAGCTGCGAGGCGCGACGGGCGGAGAAAAAGAATGCCACAGCCGGAGACGATGACCTTCTGGGCGTCATGCTTAGGATTAAGGATGAGGCGCAGCATGAGTTCCCCATCGGCATCACAAACATCAAGGCAATTATAGTG GACTTGTTCACGGCAGGCACGGAGACGACGTCGTCACTCCTTGAGTGGATCATGTCAGAGCTCATAAGGAACCCAGAGGTGATGGCAAAGGTTCAGGAGGAGGTGCGACAAACATTGGACAACAAGAGTCCTGGAGACCATGAAGTCCACATGGACAAGCTGCGCTACATGAAGATGGTGATCAAGGAGGGTTTGAGGTTGTACCCGGCCGCACCGCTCTTGCTCCCCCGTGTCTGCAGCAAGACTTGCGATGTTAGTGGGTTTGAGATCACAGAGGGCTCCAGGGTCATGGTCAATGCATGGGCGATAGCGAGGAACCCCGAGTATTGGCATGACGCAGACGAGTTCAAGCCGGAGAGGTTCGAAGACATTATCGTGGATTATAACGGCACACAGTTTGAGTACTTACCGTTCGGGAGCGGGCGAAGAATGTGCCCTGGCAATACCTTTGGGTTGGCCACGTTGGAGCTCATCCTGGCTCGGCTTCTGTACTTCTTCGATTGGAGCCTACCGGGCGGAATGCGTCCGGATGAACTTGACATGGACATGATCGTCGGCACAACACTGAGAAGAAAGAACCAGCTTCACCTAGTAGCAACACCGTACAATGTTCCCATGGAACTTTGA